The genomic interval AATAAGTAGATTTACATTATGACAGATTTAAATGTTGAAATTACTTGTTTATCAGATTTGAACATTGGTGCagatttttttctctcaagatcATAAAATTCTTCCAGAATATTCAAAAACAGCATTCacaaataaacattcatttaatttaaagaaTACACATAAAGATGATGTACACATACTGGAAGATGTAGAAGAAGCCAACACTGATATGAGTGGTATAAATGAGTCGCATGAAGATAATACACATACTAGAAGAGGTCGAAGAAGCCAACAGTTCTGCGTGCGAGATATGGAAAATCCCCTCTATAACATAAGTGACATAAACCATGTGTACCTTCATAGGaaaattctatattttataaaactaacaTACTAAACACTTTGGTTTTAAGagccaaaaaatttatttttttgcatcAATGAAAGATCTAGTATCTTAAAACAGTTAAAGTACAAACATTCCTTGTGATTTTCTGTCATAAAGAACAAGAAGTAATTACATAAAGCAAAGAAAATGCATCAACCAAAACCTTCAAGataaaatatacattaattatGTATCAATGTGAAACTACAAATGCTAACATCTAGAAAAGTTAAGGTATTATATAGGATTACCATATCAATCATACTTGATTTTGGGGTTGTGAAAAGAATTCCTTTGCATTATGAGCTACCTCTGCCTCCAATATTGCTTCTTGAACTATGTCAGATCCTTTCACATCAGTCCCACGATTTGGTAAGAGTCCAGTATTTTCAGCAGAAACTGGCAAGACGATAAGTTGTAGATCATCTTCAATCTTCCCAACTTCAGTGCTATTTGCCAATGAACCATTCTTTATGGCGGGGGCTTCTGCCAATCTGGCATAAGTAGTTGCTTGACTTTGCATATTGCGTGAATTGGATGGAAGTGGAGTTGAATCCTTGGTTAGAGAGGATATCAAGTTATTCACCCCATCATCTTTTGGTTTCATGTTGTCATCTGAGATAAATGTCTGGTCAAGATTATCAAGTCTCCGAGTTAAGGGGCCAGGATTTATGATTGATATACTTCGAATTTCATGCCGAATAGCATCTAGCTGTGCCATTGTATCCTGAAGTTCCTTATGAACCTGACGAGCTTGAGATTGCTGCATAACAGTTTCCAACTGTCCACGAGCTAGTTGTACATAACCAATAGCGCGACCAGCTAACCTCCCTGCTGTTCTGGATATAATCGGCAAATCCTTTGGACCAATCAGAGCAGCAGTGGCTCCCAGCAACAAAAATATTTCTCCATATGAAAATCCCAACATCGTTCAGTCTTGTATGAGATTTTTGTTGGAAAGGTCACAAATCAACAAAAATGTAGAAGTAGGAGTCTGATTCAGATTAATGTAGATGGATAATTTAccttcaaaatcaaatataagtCGGAATAAGATTAGGTCCTATTTGAACGTTCTCATCTAATTTtcttgtattatttaatttgcaACTAGTAGGTAAATGTAAATGTAAATATAGTGCCCACATTTTTACTGATTTAACAGTAGGTAAATGTAAATATAAAACTAGTACAATTTCTCTTCAAAGGACAATTAATCCCTGCATGAAGTGTCCTCCAAGCATGACTCACCCCTTTTTGCCCAATTCCTAGAGTGTGAATAGGGACTCTCATGGAGTGCAAATAAGGACTCTTTTCTTTCGTTGTCGAAGAACATAATGTTGTATTATATCTTCATGATTACAAAATGTTTTCCATCTCTTACTGATATGATACATTCTTTCTTTGtttaaaattctcaaacacacaAGCTTTTGTAAACTTCCATGACATACAGTAAGTTTAGTCTCTTGGATATGAAATTGAAGCACTAGTATAATTGTAATAAATCTTTACTGTAAATAAACACAACACATACTATGTTTAAATAAGAGTTAGAATCAGTGGAGCAAAACTAAACGTATTACTAATTCTATTCTTAAACTTCCTTTATACACATGATTTTAAGAAGAGAAGAGATCATTATCATTATAGCATACCAACACAATATGTAATATGCATCATTAAAGCTAGGAGAACAAACAAGAAATGGAGATAGTTATTAGAACAAACAACAAATGGAATGTACTATCAATCCTTATGCATACACTTCCCTTCAAGCATTGACACAACTCTAATACCACATACTCTATTATGATTTTAATGCAGAAAGTAAAATTTACTCATTCTTGCCATTTTTCAAAAGAGAAATTTAACACAATGGATATTGTTTCACATAACACCcaatatatgaaattaaaagAAAGGTAATGAAATTGATCCTTTAGCAAAGTTAATTATAATGAAGGACAGATTTCatcatttcaattataaatagtACACACACAAGACTctcaaaatcttaattcaatatagttttatattttttacatgaACGCTAAATCTCCATATACTCTTGAACATAGCCACAATTTATTTATGTAGCTATTTCTTCATTCATGCATATGACCTCATAAGAGATACTAATTTCAATTTGAGGTCTAACTTGAAGGAGATGATTATTTCTATTCTACACAACAAACATCGAGTACCTAACACACAATCAATGTTCAATTTTCTCAAATTCTTAAACATGCATGCAAGATTAACAATCATACAAAAGCCccaaatttgaaataattataaaaattcaagAGATTCCAAGCACACCCTAAATAGAGGTTTTGGGGGAAGGTCTTTGTTACCTTACACAAAAATTGGAAGACCCCAAACTTGAGTTTGATCTCTTCAACAGAGGTGAAATCCTATATGGGGAACTTGAGCTCTAAATCCCTAACCCACTAGATCTTCTACCAGTGGTGGAGCTTGACTAAAAAGCTCGAAAGGGCCACATAAATaaactataatttataaatcaaatatgcAACATATTGTATACAAAAAATGAAGGACTAAAAGTGTATTTCTACCAAAATTAAAGGCTAATGGTGAATATTAAAGGACCTAAGCGAGAACTGGATTAAACTTGAAGGACTAAAAGTGTATTTCTACCAAAATTAAACTATATGAGTTAAAAATACCATAAAGTATATACTCTTTGAGTGActtgaaatcatcaataataaatcataactaataaaattatgaatttaaatcTCATATGCAAACATTGTTTGGTTCAAATGATTAAGACTTCTTTCCatttataatttcatataaaattcaTACAACAGCAGTAGAATTATGGACAACATATTGATACACCAAGTCGTGCCTCAAACATTTCACCTCACACATCGAATTCTGCATACAGACAAACATTTAATAAATCTTAGTTATGACATTGCAACAGGAAGATTTTATCAGCATTCTCATCACTTCAAACTGGCTTTAGACCCAAGGAACTCAAGGAAATGAGTTCCAATGTATGCTGTATTTATGTTTGTGAATGATGAGAGGTGTTTAAGTATTGACTCATAAGGAATAGTCTTTGGTGTATTATGACTTAGTTTCAACAAATACCTAAcaattaaaacaataattaaacaaGATTTGTTAAGATTCTAAGTTTTAACAACCAGGGTGGGTCCTAAGATATTTGGTGCCCTAGGCagaactataaaaataaaaccttgtgatcattatattttttcttgtaaatacattaataatttattcattataatcaaaatttctttaaaaaatcaattgcAAGTCACAATTTCAAGGCTACACTGCAAAAACCACAtgaaaatcaatctcaaaaaagggaaaaaaaaattcaagtcacaatttttgaaaaaaatcccttctccctccttcacaaaataggcacgatgtttaaaaaaaatcaacatagaAGAACAATAATTCAATGAAACAACACACCCAAAAAAACTatcaaaacaaaactaaaatattcaaaataaaaaccaaaacaaCCACTGAAACAACATAAAAGAagaataaataagagaaaaaacttGGTAAGGATGAATAGGAACGAACCAGAACTAAAcgattgagaaagaaggaagGACGGTGGCGGGTTGCCGGAAAACTCTGCCGGAAGGTGGAAACCCGGTGGTCTTGGGTGATTGCGAAGCCATGATGGTTTTGGAGTTTTGGGTGAAAGGCTAGATGAATACTCAGAGACGATGGAAGTGAAATCTAtggtttttagttttaatagaaaactttaaaaataaataaataaataaaatgaaaaaaaaaaaaaaaaacatttcaaaCCCATTTTAGATTAAAAACTAACATCCCCTACCCATAGATACTGTATTcctacatatttatatttaagggTAGATTTAATGTTTCTATAGCGTATATATTAACTATACAAATTTATCATACTATTTTTTAGGTGaattagatattttataataaaaatatattttataattattttattgttaattttttaacacaAACAATAATATTCTGAATCAATTTagattgaattaaatatatgttctctatatttgtaatatttaataaaatattttactatttcaagatttatatcaATACACGTGTCTTCTATTATTAAACTTTcgctaaaatattattctataaagtcaatattttatataatataaaataaaataaaaatactaaattattattaatataatataaatagaatgagacaaatgaataaaaaaaatattgattgcaTGATTAGATCATATGTTTGTAATGTAAGACtttattaaattgattatatataaaGGAGTTAAAGAAActacaaaatcaaatttaattcgaATTCTtttacattcaatttttttatatgacaattaattttttgttttttatttttaaaaattttaattttataaactctactcaatatatatatatatatatatatatatactaaatattttattaataacatttatattaatttttcaatccTTTTACATATTATGGTGTAGATGTAAAACCAAAGTTCAAACATTAATACTTCTAAATCTTGAGTGAGAATTTAATCTACAACTTAGAAATAaagtgttatgaattttatttaaaaataataaataacataatttatttttcaatattaagtaaatcaattttgtatattttttattattttaatataattcattatacatatatataataaagttTTGATTTATAATCATGTAAAATAGACATGTATCGATCATCGAAATTCATTATCCTTTATCCTTCATCTATTAAGTACGATTCTTAACGTCGTTTATGTCATGTGAAAacacatattatatatattagcaATATAGTGATAGTAAATTTAAACTTCATTATATTTATgaattacatatatattatcTATCAAATAAGTGACAATTgctttttaaagaaattataaattcaatcaataaacatttaaaatttaaaagaagaatagaattaatattattctttttcttgtttATCATGTTTTCCTCACTCTCTTATTTAattcttttgtattttttaatactgaaacaaaatattatctgaatgcgaacaaaaattgattatccaatattatatgataaacaaaaatttaataattttatgatatggTTTTGTGGGTTTActattttatctaatttatgggtttttttttagtttttaattgtaTATCTAACTAatactataatttaaaatatttgtaaaaagtatttattttgtCTCTAAGATGAATTAAGgattaaagaaaaaagagaTGAGGTATTTAACTACAACAAAGTTTAACAGgctaaattgttttttattaaaaatatttattgtttttattatagtTTAGGGAATTTTTGAAGTATGTTCATAGTTTAGGACTAACCATCACTAATGGATATAGTTAATAGAGGGACTAACTCCATGGATTGATAAGTAGTTTATAGACTTTTAAGTTGGTTTTAATAGTTTAAGGATTAAATGGGTAAAAAACTGATAGTTTAGAGACTAAATTGATAgttcattcttttttttcttttatgttaaAAAGATGGTAAATACTTCTTGAAATTGGTTATTAACCTGACGAGCTTGAGATTACTGCATAACCGTTTCCAACTGTCCACGAGCCAGTTGTAAATAACCAATAGCGCGACCAATTAACCTCCTTGTTGTTCTAGATATGATTGGCAAATCGTCGAAATAAGATTAGGTCCTAATTGAACGTTCTCATCTAATTTtcttgtattatttaatttgcaAAGTGATTTGCATGTCAACTTGAATATAGTGCCcacatttttattgatttaacaGAAACATGAAAAGTAAATGTAAATATAAAACTAGTACAATTTTTCCTTAAAGCACAATTAAGAATGGCAACAGGTATCACATACATAGATAATAGTTATCTTCTACCATACCCGttaaatgttataaatttatttatgtgtaattaaatattttccATCATTGGTGTGGTCAGTATTAGAGCTCTTGATCCCTGTATGAAGTGTCCTCCAAGCATTACTCACCCCTTTTTGCCCAATTCATAGAGTGTGAATAGGGACTCTTATTTGCCCAATTCATGGAGTGTAAATAAGGACTCTTGTATTCCGTTGTTTAAGAACATAATGCTTTGTGTTATATCTTTGTGATTACACAATGTTTTCCTTCTCTTACGGATATGATACATTCTTTCTTTGtttaaaattctcaaacactc from Cicer arietinum cultivar CDC Frontier isolate Library 1 chromosome 5, Cicar.CDCFrontier_v2.0, whole genome shotgun sequence carries:
- the LOC101495456 gene encoding uncharacterized protein, producing MLGFSYGEIFLLLGATAALIGPKDLPIISRTAGRLAGRAIGYVQLARGQLETVMQQSQARQVHKELQDTMAQLDAIRHEIRSISIINPGPLTRRLDNLDQTFISDDNMKPKDDGVNNLISSLTKDSTPLPSNSRNMQSQATTYARLAEAPAIKNGSLANSTEVGKIEDDLQLIVLPVSAENTGLLPNRGTDVKGSDIVQEAILEAEVAHNAKEFFSQPQNQV